A region from the Corylus avellana chromosome ca7, CavTom2PMs-1.0 genome encodes:
- the LOC132186874 gene encoding uncharacterized protein LOC132186874: protein MKFRYAMVCSSNQNRSMEAHSLLKREGFEVSSYGTGAHVKLPGPSLREPNVYDFGTPYKQMYDDLRRKDSELYKRNGILPMLKRNSAVKLAPQRWQENAADGSFDVVFSFEEKVFDMVVEDLHNRDHVLMKPVLVINLEVKDNHEEAAIGARLTLDLCQQIEVAESWEDSIDDIVADFEKQHRRKLLYSISFY from the exons ATGAAATTTCGGTACGCCATGGTGTGCTCGTCGAACCAGAACCGGAGCATGGAGGCGCACTCGCTCCTCAAGAGGGAGGGCTTCGAGGTGTCTTCGTACGGGACGGGGGCTCACGTAAAGCTCCCTGGACCCTCCCTCAGAGAACCCAACGTCTACGACTTCGGTACCCCGTACAAGCAGATGTACGACGATCTCAGGCGCAAAGACTCCGAGCT CTACAAGCGTAATggcattttgcctatgcttaaAAGAAATTCAGCAGTCAAATTGGCTCCTCAGCGCTGGCAAGAGAATGCTGCTGATGGTTCCTTTGATGTGGTATTTTCATTTGAAGAAAAGGTTTTCGATATGGTCGTTGAAG ATCTTCACAACCGGGATCATGTTCTTATGAAACCTGTACTAGTGATCAACTTGGAGGTAAAAGATAACCACGAGGAGGCGGCCATAGGAGCTCGGCTTACTTTAGATCTGTGCCAACAG ATTGAAGTTGCAGAGTCATGGGAAGACTCGATTGATGATATAGTGGCTGATTTTGAGAAACAGCATCGGCGGAAGCTATTGTATAGCATTTCCTTCTATTGA
- the LOC132186866 gene encoding U-box domain-containing protein 33-like: MEDTLYVALGDSVKNNKSILIWALQNSGGKKICIIHINQPATVIPLMGAKFPASSMKEKELRAYREIERQNKQKILDEYCRICGKMGVRPEVIHADMYCIEMGIVEQISQHGIRKLVMGAAADKHYSKKMTDLKSKKAIYVRLRAPRSCCIQFICKGYLINTREGILDEADVEVRSSQNTKPESSDHFTVQCGGQNLGASPSNSVQVSIWGESITEVSSLDGTEDPSTPWRRSDALGDPDGYVESSTRYGPGSSYSTCSSSGAVDISRIPSIRSWGSDNQSAENLHRPSSPSVLEGSIDDTLYAKLEQAMAEAANARREVFQEAERCGKAKKDAIEAMRRAQVSESLYAEEVKQRKETQEALAQEQEEHQKVINQLNQVIEELQNALDIQSSLESQIAESDEMVKGLELRIASAMELLQADKQERDEFQEELDIAQKESEELRRKLGEASSTKTPQFFPQLSFSEIEEATQNLDPSLKIGEGRHGSIYKGLLRQTQVAIKLLHHHNLKDPSGLQHEVDTLRKLRHPNLVTLIGFCEEAQALIYEYLPNGTLEDRLCCKDNTPPLPWQTRICIATDLCSALIFLHSYTPVSILHGDLTPAKVLLDANFISKLSDFGNCPAPSHDQSLKDNNITLCWRTELKGSTFAYHDPEFLLTGELTLKSDVYSFGIILLQLLTGRPPLGIRKEVQFALDAGKFKALLDPLAGDWPFEQAEQLADLALRCCQMYRMNRPDLTSDVWTVLEPMRVSYGGSYLSQLSYEEHSEPPSYFLCPIYQEVMQNPHVAADGFTYELKPLREWFDGGHTTSPMTNLKLEHCNLLPNHALRSAIQEWQQRH; the protein is encoded by the exons ATGGAAGATACGTTATATGTTGCGCTGGGAGACAGCGtgaaaaacaacaaatcaaTCTTGATATGGGCATTACAGAACTCTGGAGGAAAAAAGATTTGCATCATTCACATTAATCAGCCTGCAACTGTGATCCCTTTGA TGGGAGCAAAATTTCCAGCAAGCTCAATGAAGGAGAAGGAACTCAGGGCATACCGGGAAATTGAAAGGCAAAACAAGCAGAAAATCCTGGATGAGTATTGCCGTATCTGTGGGAAAATGGGG GTACGGCCAGAAGTAATACACGCTGATATGTACTGTATTGAGATGGGGATTGTGGAACAAATCTCCCAGCATGGGATCAGGAAGCTTGTTATGGGAGCAGCAGCAGACAAGCACTACTCAAA GAAAATGACAGACCTCAAATCTAAAAAGGCCATCTATGTGCGCCTACGCGCTCCCCGGTCCTGCTGCATACAATTTATCTGCAAGGGGTACCTCATCAACACCAG GGAAGGTATTTTAGATGAAGCTGATGTAGAGGTCAGATCAAGTCAAAACACAAAACCTGAATCATCAGACCACTTCACTGTACAATGTGGAGGGCAAAACCTTGGCGCATCCCCCAGCAATTCAGTTCAAGTTTCAATCTGGGGTGAAAGCATAACAGAAGTTTCTTCCCTTGATGGTACTGAAGACCCCTCAACCCCATGGAGAAGGTCGGATGCACTAGGGGATCCTGATGGATATGTTGAATCTTCAACAAGGTATGGTCCTGGTTCGAGTTATTCAACATGCTCTTCTAGTGGAGCGGTTGACATATCTCGGATTCCATCAATTAGGTCTTGGGGGAGTGACAATCAGTCCGCAGAGAATCTCCATCGTCCATCCTCTCCCAGTGTGCTG GAGGGAAGTATAGATGACACTCTTTATGCTAAACTTGAACAAGCCATGGCAGAGGCTGCAAATGCGAGGCGAGAAGTATTTCAAGAGGCAGAAAGGTGTGGCAAAGCCAAAAAAGATGCAATTGAGGCTATGCGCAGG GCTCAAGTGTCAGAAAGCCTATATGCTGAGGAGgtgaaacaaagaaaagaaactcaGGAAGCTCTAGCACAAGAACAGGAAGAACATCAAAAGGTGATAAACCAGCTAAACCAAGTCATAGAAGAACTCCAGAATGCTTTAGATATACAATCATCACTTGAGAGCCAAATTGCAGAATCTGACGAGATGGTAAAGGGCTTGGAACTGAGGATTGCCTCCGCTATGGAACTGTTGCAAGCGGACAAACAAGAACGGGATGAGTTTCAGGAAGAGCTTGATATTGCACAAAAAGAATCTGAAGAGCTGAGAAGAAAACTAGGAGAGGCCTCAAGCACAAAAACACCTCAATTCTTCCCTCAGCTCTCGTTCTCAGAGATTGAGGAAGCAACTCAGAACCTTGATCCTTCCCTTAAAATTGGAGAAGGAAGACATGGGAGCATTTACAAAGGTCTCTTGCGTCAAACCCAGGTGGCTATAAAATTGCTACACCATCATAACTTGAAAGACCCCTCAGGATTACAACATGAG GTTGATACATTGAGAAAGTTGAGGCATCCCAATCTTGTCACGCTGATTGGATTCTGTGAAGAAGCTCAGGCTCTCATCTATGAGTATCTTCCCAATGGAACCCTTGAAGATCGACTCTGCTGCAAGGACAACACTCCCCCATTACCATGGCAAACTCGAATATGCATTGCCACAGATTTGTGCTCAGCCCTCATCTTTCTTCATTCTTATACACCTGTCAGCATATTACATGGTGATTTGACTCCTGCCAAGGTTCTCCTTGATGCCAACTTCATTAGCAAACTCTCTGACTTCGGAAACTGCCCTGCACCATCTCATGATCAAAGTTTAAAAGACAACAATATAACACTCTGCTGGAGAACTGAGCTGAAAGGCTCTACTTTTGCATACCATGATCCTGAGTTTCTCCTTACAGGGGAGCTTACTTTAAAGTCAGATGTCTATTCATTTGGAATCATATTATTACAGTTGCTGACTGGAAGGCCACCCCTGGGGATaagaaaggaagtgcaatttgCATTAGATGCTGGAAAGTTCAAAGCCCTCTTGGATCCTTTGGCTGGAGATTGGCCATTTGAGCAAGCTGAGCAGTTGGCTGACTTGGCTTTGAGGTGTTGTCAAATGTATCGAATGAACCGGCCAGACCTTACATCGGATGTCTGGACGGTTCTTGAACCGATGAGGGTTTCGTACGGAGGCTCATACTTATCCCAGCTGAGTTATGAAGAGCACTCTGAACCCCCTTCCTACTTTCTTTGTCCCATCTACCAG GAAGTCATGCAAAATCCTCATGTAGCAGCGGATGGTTTTACTTATGAATTGAAACCTTTGAGAGAATGGTTTGATGGTGGACATACCACTTCACCCATGACCAATCTGAAGCTTGAGCACTGCAATCTTTTACCAAACCATGCTCTTCGATCTGCCATCCAAGAGTGGCAACAAAGGCATTGA